From Nitrospira sp., a single genomic window includes:
- a CDS encoding PstS family phosphate ABC transporter substrate-binding protein gives MWNYLPALIDCPQASRLLVLAVGTCLAWSSPAAGQVRPGLDPQIAAYQPTSALNGSLSISGSETMRPITESWAADLRQLYQGLKISVTSEGSEAGLVKLLEGKAQIAAMSRRMNKQEIGEFIREFGYEPTEVPVAVDALAVFVHKDNAIEGLSLAELDAIFSNERRRGLKYPLLTWGDLLLDGEWKEAPIHLYGRNLQSGTTTFFREHVLNGAAAKKSMSTAPGSASVVIELMKDRFGIGFSSIGYQTSGVRAVPLASVQGGRYVVPSFQSAMDGSYPLRRNLYLYVNKLPKAAPPAPLAEYVKFALSQQGQQAVLAQGYYPLATAELTRLTMLWATPIRAAAADQPAKLRD, from the coding sequence ATGTGGAACTACCTGCCCGCATTGATCGATTGTCCGCAGGCCTCTCGCCTGCTTGTCCTGGCCGTCGGCACCTGCCTGGCATGGAGCAGTCCCGCAGCGGGGCAAGTCCGGCCAGGCCTGGATCCGCAAATCGCCGCCTACCAACCCACAAGCGCCCTAAACGGCTCTCTCTCCATTTCAGGCTCGGAGACCATGCGTCCGATCACGGAATCCTGGGCTGCCGACCTCAGACAGCTCTACCAGGGGCTAAAGATTTCTGTGACGAGCGAAGGGTCCGAAGCAGGGTTAGTGAAACTGCTGGAGGGCAAGGCGCAGATCGCGGCCATGTCCCGCCGGATGAATAAGCAAGAGATCGGAGAGTTCATCAGGGAGTTTGGATACGAACCGACCGAGGTCCCGGTCGCCGTCGATGCGTTGGCGGTGTTCGTGCATAAAGACAATGCCATCGAAGGGTTGAGCCTGGCCGAACTCGATGCGATTTTCTCGAACGAGCGGCGGCGCGGACTGAAGTATCCGCTTCTGACCTGGGGCGATCTGCTTTTAGATGGAGAATGGAAAGAGGCACCGATCCATCTCTATGGAAGAAACCTCCAATCCGGAACCACCACCTTCTTTCGTGAGCACGTACTGAACGGCGCGGCGGCCAAGAAAAGCATGTCCACGGCGCCGGGATCAGCCTCAGTCGTGATCGAGTTGATGAAGGACCGGTTCGGGATCGGATTCAGCAGCATCGGGTATCAGACTTCAGGAGTTCGGGCTGTTCCTCTGGCCTCGGTGCAGGGAGGACGATATGTCGTACCCAGCTTTCAATCGGCCATGGACGGATCCTACCCCCTCAGACGGAATCTGTATCTCTATGTCAATAAACTGCCCAAAGCGGCGCCGCCCGCCCCGCTCGCAGAATACGTGAAGTTTGCCCTCAGTCAGCAGGGGCAGCAAGCCGTTCTTGCGCAAGGCTATTATCCACTCGCAACCGCAGAGTTGACTCGGCTGACGATGCTGTGGGCGACACCGATCCGCGCCGCAGCGGCTGACCAGCCCGCAAAGCTCAGAGATTAG
- a CDS encoding Wzz/FepE/Etk N-terminal domain-containing protein — translation MAIAQSIGADRSVEAGHAVKDFRQMVRRRRSVIFAVVSVIAAVGLATAFLWPPVYRSKATILIEEQEIPTDLVRSTITSYADQRIETIKQQVMSRASLWRIVEQYGLYQRLRKGSPTEEVLQQFVKDIQIEVINVKVVDKRTQTPTQATIAFTLAYDGETPDLAQKVTNELTDLFLGENLKSRERHAQQTTAFLKQEAENLAHHIEALESKIAVVKQKADGALPELTQLNMQLLNQADRELIDVDREIRSLEERKRFLEGELATLKPNTPMIAASGERIFDSGERLKALRAQYASASGYLSEDHPDIIKMKQELAALERETGGDAPGEDVPKRLEGERSRLATLMERYGADHPDVTHARQAVAGLERDLAEMTKRPPRKALFKPENPAYINIQSQLASTSASLQALLKSKISLKRRAEEMARRVERLPEVEPEYQDLMRDREGTTHKYQEIRSRLMEAQVSEGLEVQRKGERFSLIDPADLPERTERPNRPVILILTGLLAIVGGVGAGAAAEQLDETIRTPYQLSLAAGMAPLAVIRYLPMEEEVLDVIRRRRYWWWAGAGAVVVAAVVAHYLWLPLDIVWFAALRKLGLA, via the coding sequence ATGGCGATCGCGCAGTCTATCGGAGCAGATCGGTCGGTCGAAGCAGGTCATGCCGTGAAGGATTTCCGGCAGATGGTCCGCCGCCGCCGGTCGGTCATTTTTGCCGTCGTGTCTGTGATCGCGGCCGTCGGTCTGGCCACGGCCTTCCTGTGGCCTCCGGTGTACCGGTCGAAGGCGACGATCCTGATCGAGGAGCAGGAGATTCCCACCGATCTCGTCCGCTCGACGATCACCAGTTATGCCGATCAGCGGATCGAAACGATCAAGCAGCAGGTCATGAGCCGGGCCAGTCTGTGGAGAATTGTGGAGCAGTACGGGCTGTACCAACGGCTCCGGAAGGGCAGCCCGACCGAGGAGGTCTTGCAGCAGTTCGTCAAAGATATTCAGATTGAAGTGATCAACGTCAAAGTGGTCGATAAGCGCACCCAGACTCCCACGCAGGCGACGATCGCCTTTACGCTGGCCTATGACGGAGAAACCCCCGATCTGGCCCAGAAGGTGACGAACGAGCTGACGGATTTGTTTCTGGGAGAGAATCTGAAGTCGCGGGAGCGCCACGCGCAGCAGACGACGGCGTTCCTGAAACAAGAAGCCGAGAATCTCGCGCATCACATCGAAGCGCTCGAAAGCAAGATCGCGGTGGTCAAACAGAAGGCCGACGGCGCTTTGCCGGAGCTGACCCAGCTCAATATGCAACTGTTGAATCAGGCAGACCGGGAGTTGATCGACGTCGATCGAGAGATCCGGAGTCTTGAAGAGCGCAAGCGGTTTCTGGAAGGCGAGCTGGCGACGCTGAAACCCAACACCCCCATGATTGCCGCCAGCGGCGAGCGGATCTTCGACTCGGGGGAGCGGTTGAAGGCCTTGCGCGCGCAATACGCCAGCGCAAGCGGGTACTTGTCCGAGGACCACCCTGACATTATCAAGATGAAGCAGGAGCTGGCGGCGCTGGAGCGGGAAACGGGGGGCGACGCGCCGGGAGAGGATGTCCCGAAGCGATTGGAGGGAGAACGGTCCCGGTTGGCGACTCTGATGGAGCGTTATGGAGCAGACCATCCGGACGTGACCCATGCGCGACAGGCCGTGGCGGGTTTGGAACGAGACCTGGCGGAGATGACCAAGCGACCGCCGAGGAAGGCGTTGTTCAAACCGGAGAACCCGGCCTATATCAACATTCAATCGCAGCTCGCGTCCACGTCGGCCTCGCTGCAGGCGCTTCTAAAGTCCAAAATCTCGCTGAAAAGACGCGCCGAGGAGATGGCCAGACGGGTCGAGCGTCTTCCGGAGGTTGAACCGGAATACCAGGACTTGATGCGCGATCGAGAGGGCACGACGCACAAGTATCAGGAAATTCGCTCCCGCCTGATGGAAGCCCAGGTTTCGGAAGGGCTTGAAGTTCAGCGCAAGGGAGAACGATTTTCCCTGATCGATCCCGCCGACCTTCCGGAGCGGACAGAGCGGCCGAACCGGCCGGTCATATTGATTCTCACGGGCTTGCTCGCCATCGTCGGCGGGGTGGGAGCCGGGGCGGCGGCCGAACAGCTGGACGAGACCATCCGCACTCCCTATCAATTGAGTCTGGCGGCCGGGATGGCCCCGCTGGCGGTCATTCGCTATCTCCCGATGGAAGAGGAGGTCCTGGACGTGATTCGCCGCCGCCGCTATTGGTGGTGGGCGGGAGCGGGGGCGGTAGTCGTGGCCGCGGTCGTAGCGCACTACCTTTGGCTGCCGCTCGATATCGTCTGGTTTGCCGCGCTCAGGAAACTCGGTCTGGCCTGA
- a CDS encoding AAA family ATPase, with protein MYESFYGFRTNPFTLVPDPRFLYLGKQHKTALNLLEYGLFNRAIFTVITGEPGTGKTTLLNTILEQSQHEVTLGVLSHTHAGLGSLMPWVLMAFNLDGKGMDSVELFKTFTAFIAREHQCQRRVVLVVDEAQNLGPAMLEELRLLSNVNNGRNQPLQIVLSGQPGLRGLLQRGDLIQFAQRISVDYHLLPLGEDETPLYIWHRMATAGGARPVMTTQASVMVHRLTGGNARLINQVCDVSLAYGYAERAPLVTASIVWRATNDRRAGGILPVAQHAFDDLFSREDAVAEELEVAAAAAASSAPEQAAALSQPSTQPAAQPQSYYEQGLALKQAGSYKQAIAAFERAATDALQQVRALSQVALCLSAVGRHEDAAKELVALLKSKQGTDIERLNMRYFLARTLETLHRTQKACELYMVIHKQDPEFRDVKIRLRRLNPAWSLGSLSSPRWIKGFAKYYSQRLRACF; from the coding sequence ATGTACGAATCGTTCTATGGGTTTCGAACCAATCCCTTCACGCTGGTGCCGGATCCCCGCTTCCTCTATCTGGGGAAGCAGCACAAGACGGCTCTGAATCTGCTGGAGTATGGATTATTCAACCGGGCCATCTTCACGGTCATCACCGGCGAGCCGGGGACCGGCAAGACGACCCTGCTGAACACGATCCTGGAGCAGTCGCAGCATGAAGTGACATTGGGCGTGCTCTCGCACACGCACGCCGGTCTGGGGAGTCTGATGCCCTGGGTGCTGATGGCGTTCAATCTTGACGGCAAGGGCATGGACAGCGTCGAGCTGTTCAAGACGTTCACGGCCTTCATCGCCCGTGAGCATCAGTGCCAGCGGCGGGTCGTTCTGGTTGTGGATGAAGCGCAGAATCTCGGCCCGGCGATGCTGGAAGAATTGCGTCTCTTGTCGAACGTGAACAACGGGCGGAATCAGCCGCTCCAGATCGTGTTGTCGGGCCAGCCGGGCCTCCGCGGTCTGCTCCAGCGCGGGGACCTCATCCAATTCGCTCAGCGCATCTCCGTCGATTATCATTTACTACCGCTGGGGGAGGATGAAACCCCGTTGTATATCTGGCACCGCATGGCGACGGCGGGTGGCGCGCGACCGGTTATGACAACCCAGGCGTCGGTCATGGTGCACCGCCTGACGGGCGGCAACGCCCGATTGATCAACCAGGTCTGCGATGTGTCTCTCGCCTATGGCTATGCGGAGCGAGCGCCGCTGGTGACCGCCAGCATTGTGTGGCGCGCGACCAATGATCGGCGGGCGGGGGGCATCCTGCCTGTCGCGCAGCATGCGTTCGACGATCTGTTCAGTCGGGAGGATGCCGTCGCTGAAGAACTGGAAGTTGCGGCTGCTGCGGCGGCTTCTTCTGCGCCAGAACAGGCCGCAGCGCTTTCCCAGCCGTCAACTCAGCCCGCAGCCCAGCCCCAGTCGTATTACGAACAGGGACTCGCCTTGAAACAGGCCGGATCGTACAAACAGGCGATTGCCGCGTTTGAACGGGCGGCGACGGACGCGCTGCAGCAGGTGCGGGCGTTGTCCCAAGTTGCGTTGTGTCTCAGCGCGGTGGGCCGGCATGAGGACGCGGCCAAGGAGCTGGTGGCTCTCTTGAAAAGCAAGCAAGGAACGGACATTGAGCGTCTCAATATGCGTTATTTTCTCGCCCGCACACTGGAAACCCTCCATCGAACGCAGAAGGCATGCGAGCTGTACATGGTTATTCACAAGCAGGATCCGGAGTTCCGCGATGTCAAAATCCGTCTCCGGCGGCTCAATCCGGCGTGGAGCCTGGGCTCCCTCAGTTCACCGAGATGGATCAAAGGCTTTGCGAAATACTACAGTCAGCGCCTGCGGGCCTGCTTTTAA
- a CDS encoding porin, translated as MKTKAAGWLRNSAWVSVCLGLFGSPVMAGQLEDLLLENKQISIDQWVKLKAEEEKREAKSFEESRGVGDVPLRERWYEKISIRGYSQLRYNHSLNRDELVNNQGDRSIGKNNEFFLRRGRVIISGQPHERVFVYIQPDFASSVDGSNNVGQLRDWYADLFLTENKEWRIRAGQSKVPYGFENMQSSQNRLALDRNDAINSAAKDERDMGLFLYYAPTSVRERFRRLVDSGLKGSGDYGMLGIGVYNGQTANQREANKNKHVIFHSMYPYEFPNGQILELGMDAYTGYFHVSTAPVVPANAGITGGDTITPRVTNGGNYLDERVAWHAVLFPQPFGFQAEYTIGRGPELNQALTDVTLGSLRGGYLQFYYKYTCDTYCQSILPFIRVQEYYGGKKHEANAPRHTVREWEAGFEYQFNRALELTVMYTWTQRTSGESATLPVNTCSLSGSPVGCIQTPYQLQSGNLLRFQLQWSF; from the coding sequence ATGAAGACGAAAGCGGCGGGCTGGTTGCGGAACTCTGCGTGGGTCTCTGTGTGTCTGGGCTTGTTCGGTTCTCCGGTCATGGCCGGTCAACTCGAAGATCTGTTGCTTGAGAACAAGCAGATCTCGATCGACCAGTGGGTTAAGCTCAAAGCCGAAGAAGAGAAGCGTGAAGCCAAATCGTTTGAGGAAAGCCGTGGGGTGGGCGACGTGCCGTTGCGAGAGCGATGGTACGAGAAAATCAGCATCCGTGGCTACTCACAGCTTCGCTATAACCACAGCCTGAACCGCGATGAACTGGTCAATAATCAGGGTGACCGGTCGATCGGCAAAAACAACGAATTTTTTCTCCGCCGCGGCCGCGTCATCATCAGCGGACAGCCACATGAGCGGGTCTTCGTCTACATCCAGCCGGACTTCGCCTCCTCGGTAGACGGGTCGAACAACGTCGGGCAGCTTCGGGACTGGTACGCCGATCTGTTTCTGACTGAGAACAAGGAATGGCGTATTCGCGCCGGACAATCGAAGGTGCCCTACGGGTTTGAGAACATGCAATCGAGTCAAAACCGTCTGGCGTTGGATCGTAACGACGCCATAAATAGTGCGGCGAAGGACGAGCGTGACATGGGGCTGTTTCTCTACTACGCGCCGACCAGCGTGCGTGAACGGTTCCGCCGTCTCGTTGACAGTGGGCTGAAGGGCTCGGGCGACTACGGGATGCTCGGGATCGGGGTCTACAACGGTCAGACGGCCAACCAGCGGGAGGCCAACAAAAACAAACATGTAATTTTTCACTCGATGTATCCTTACGAGTTTCCCAACGGGCAGATTCTGGAACTCGGGATGGATGCGTACACCGGGTATTTTCATGTCTCGACGGCTCCCGTCGTTCCAGCCAATGCGGGGATTACGGGTGGCGATACCATCACTCCCCGGGTGACGAACGGGGGAAATTATCTGGATGAGCGGGTCGCATGGCATGCCGTGTTGTTTCCTCAACCATTTGGGTTTCAAGCGGAGTATACGATCGGAAGAGGTCCGGAGCTGAACCAGGCTTTGACGGACGTAACGCTAGGCAGCCTTCGCGGAGGGTATTTGCAATTTTACTACAAGTATACGTGCGATACATATTGCCAAAGCATCTTGCCCTTTATCCGTGTACAGGAATACTACGGGGGTAAGAAGCATGAAGCCAATGCGCCGAGACATACCGTGCGAGAGTGGGAGGCAGGGTTCGAGTATCAGTTCAATCGGGCGTTGGAGTTGACGGTCATGTATACGTGGACTCAGCGTACCTCAGGTGAGTCAGCCACGCTCCCAGTGAATACCTGCAGCCTGTCCGGATCGCCGGTGGGCTGTATACAGACTCCCTACCAGCTGCAGTCCGGCAATCTCCTCCGATTCCAGCTGCAGTGGAGCTTCTAG
- a CDS encoding CBS domain-containing protein, producing MVTVGQLMKKELITVDAGTSVIDAAKLMKTCNVCSVLIAEKGRIIGIVTESDIVKKVIGSDRGPYFVPVEDIMSTPVVGIEERRPLTEAADLMNKHRTRHLGVMKGGSVIGILSVRDLLQPVSVDEF from the coding sequence ATGGTCACAGTCGGACAATTGATGAAGAAGGAACTGATTACAGTGGACGCCGGGACATCAGTCATCGACGCGGCGAAGCTCATGAAAACCTGCAACGTGTGCAGCGTGCTGATCGCGGAGAAGGGGCGCATCATCGGCATCGTCACGGAATCGGATATCGTGAAAAAGGTCATCGGCTCAGACCGCGGTCCGTACTTCGTTCCGGTGGAAGACATCATGAGCACCCCGGTCGTCGGGATTGAAGAGCGAAGACCTCTCACAGAAGCGGCAGACTTGATGAACAAGCACCGGACCCGCCATCTGGGAGTCATGAAGGGTGGATCGGTCATCGGGATTTTGTCCGTCCGTGACTTACTCCAGCCGGTTTCTGTCGACGAATTCTAA
- a CDS encoding CpsD/CapB family tyrosine-protein kinase — protein sequence MEELSQAIEQFKQESRQGAGGRSEPYQSSRQNPPPIVYSKTRVVECREEVLRRHRVVSAFDRGEFADGYQLLRTQVLHRLWENRWNVLGVTSPRAQEGKSLTALNLAITLAMETTQTVMLIDADLKQPHIHTLLGLGDCRGLADYALEDCPLEDILIHPGLGRLVVLPGGRPIQRSAEVLTSTRMSGLITDVKHRYPARVIVIDLPPLLVSSDVLAFAPSLDALLLVAGEGMTTRQDIKESLALVRGAVPVLGTVLNQSGKDQRNVDAMRALAAN from the coding sequence ATGGAAGAACTCTCGCAAGCCATCGAACAGTTTAAGCAGGAGTCCCGGCAGGGGGCCGGGGGGCGTTCCGAACCCTATCAGTCTTCCCGACAGAACCCTCCGCCGATCGTGTACTCCAAGACACGGGTGGTGGAATGCCGGGAAGAGGTCTTGCGGCGTCACCGCGTCGTGTCGGCCTTTGACCGGGGGGAATTTGCCGACGGGTATCAGCTCTTGCGCACGCAGGTGCTGCATCGCTTGTGGGAGAATCGCTGGAATGTCCTCGGTGTGACGAGCCCCCGAGCACAGGAAGGGAAGTCGCTGACGGCGTTGAATCTCGCGATCACTCTGGCAATGGAAACGACGCAAACCGTGATGTTGATCGATGCCGACTTGAAGCAGCCGCATATCCATACCTTGCTCGGATTGGGGGACTGTCGGGGCCTGGCGGACTATGCGTTGGAAGACTGCCCGCTGGAGGACATTCTCATCCACCCTGGGTTGGGGCGTTTGGTGGTCCTTCCCGGTGGCCGCCCGATCCAGCGCTCCGCCGAGGTGCTGACGTCTACGCGGATGTCGGGGCTGATCACGGACGTGAAGCATCGCTATCCGGCCCGGGTCATCGTGATCGATCTGCCTCCGTTGCTGGTCAGCTCGGATGTGCTGGCCTTCGCGCCTTCACTGGACGCGCTCTTGCTGGTGGCCGGGGAGGGTATGACCACCCGCCAGGATATCAAAGAGTCGCTGGCCCTGGTGCGGGGGGCGGTGCCTGTGCTCGGGACGGTCTTGAATCAATCGGGGAAAGACCAACGCAACGTCGATGCCATGCGCGCGCTGGCTGCAAACTAA
- a CDS encoding response regulator transcription factor: protein MHATISSSAQPPESILIFVRTDSFAQSLKKALESNGYRGTVVTTESAAFTEAKASVPSLIVIDRQTGTTSNLRNLRTLATVPIVAIDDTVPVCSEDECVQDYDRGIDLVVCSQSTRELVARVRAILRRRDTSSGTPMHYGVGDVKMDLDRHEVTVQGRQVELTPKEFQILRQFLESPSRVFSRQEMLNRVWGEGYALEEHALDVHIHSLRHKIEIDPTHPALIVTVRGVGYKLRN, encoded by the coding sequence ATGCATGCAACCATATCAAGCTCCGCCCAGCCTCCTGAATCCATCCTCATCTTCGTTCGGACGGATTCGTTCGCGCAATCGCTGAAGAAAGCGCTGGAGAGTAATGGCTACCGCGGCACGGTCGTGACGACTGAGTCGGCGGCGTTTACCGAGGCGAAGGCGTCGGTGCCCTCCCTGATTGTCATTGATCGTCAAACCGGGACCACCTCGAATCTGCGTAACCTTCGGACATTGGCGACGGTTCCCATCGTTGCCATAGATGACACTGTGCCGGTTTGTAGTGAAGACGAATGTGTGCAGGACTACGATCGCGGGATCGATCTGGTTGTGTGCAGCCAGAGTACCCGTGAACTTGTCGCGCGAGTCCGTGCCATTCTGAGACGGCGTGACACATCCAGCGGTACCCCCATGCACTATGGGGTCGGCGATGTGAAGATGGACCTCGATCGGCATGAGGTGACTGTGCAAGGGCGCCAGGTTGAACTGACGCCGAAAGAATTCCAAATCCTCCGCCAGTTTTTAGAGTCTCCCAGCCGTGTCTTTTCACGCCAGGAAATGCTGAATCGCGTGTGGGGCGAGGGCTATGCGCTGGAAGAACATGCGCTGGACGTCCATATCCACTCGCTCCGCCACAAGATCGAAATCGATCCGACTCATCCTGCCTTGATCGTGACGGTGCGCGGTGTCGGGTATAAATTGCGGAATTAG